The following are encoded together in the Pseudomonas maumuensis genome:
- a CDS encoding DUF3565 domain-containing protein has protein sequence MGQDLLQKNIERTSVTNASADCEPGADQQQPISRITGFHLDEERHWVVELSCGHTQHLRHQPPWQARPWVLDADERARRIGQAFACGWCAQGAVSATLGR, from the coding sequence ATGGGGCAAGACCTTTTGCAAAAGAATATAGAACGAACAAGTGTAACCAACGCATCGGCCGATTGCGAACCCGGCGCGGACCAACAGCAGCCCATCAGTCGGATCACGGGCTTTCACCTCGACGAAGAGCGGCACTGGGTGGTCGAGCTGTCCTGCGGCCACACCCAGCATCTGCGCCACCAACCACCGTGGCAGGCCCGACCCTGGGTGCTCGACGCCGACGAGCGCGCCCGGCGCATCGGCCAGGCATTCGCCTGTGGCTGGTGCGCTCAGGGTGCCGTTAGCGCTACCCTTGGCCGCTGA